Proteins encoded together in one Myxococcus stipitatus window:
- a CDS encoding prohibitin family protein: MKRLWLVLGLMCISGCACETVASGHGGIGFDSFGSGTLREPYGEGLHVLRPGKSLIVYDLRVQEMKDELSVLSNNGLDLKVDSSVRYRVDPARLFELHTQTGPRYAEILIAPIVRSEARKVFGRYAPEEIYSTRREQIEKEIFDEVTRALQGKHVVVEAILVRDVSLPTAIREAISDKLAEEQRSQKMRFTLEKERQEAERKQIEAEGIAKYQSIVRQGLTDEYLRFKGIEATEKLATSLNTKTVVVGGGQGGLPLVYQPDGK, encoded by the coding sequence ATGAAGCGACTGTGGCTCGTCCTGGGGTTGATGTGCATCAGCGGCTGCGCCTGTGAGACGGTCGCCAGCGGCCACGGCGGCATCGGCTTCGACTCGTTCGGCAGCGGCACCCTGCGCGAACCCTACGGCGAGGGGCTCCACGTCCTGCGACCGGGCAAGTCCCTCATCGTGTACGACCTGCGCGTCCAGGAGATGAAGGACGAGCTGAGCGTGCTGTCCAACAACGGCCTGGACCTGAAGGTGGACTCCAGTGTGCGCTACCGCGTGGACCCCGCCAGGCTCTTCGAACTGCACACCCAGACCGGCCCCCGCTACGCCGAAATCCTCATCGCCCCCATCGTCCGCTCGGAGGCCCGGAAGGTGTTCGGCCGGTACGCGCCGGAGGAGATCTACTCCACCCGGCGCGAGCAGATCGAAAAGGAGATCTTCGACGAGGTCACCCGCGCCCTCCAGGGCAAGCACGTGGTGGTGGAGGCCATCCTCGTGCGCGACGTGTCCCTGCCGACCGCCATCCGCGAGGCCATCTCCGACAAGCTCGCCGAGGAGCAGCGCAGCCAGAAGATGCGCTTCACCCTGGAGAAGGAGCGCCAGGAGGCCGAGCGCAAGCAGATCGAAGCCGAGGGCATCGCCAAGTACCAGAGCATCGTCCGCCAGGGCCTCACCGACGAGTACCTGCGCTTCAAGGGCATCGAGGCCACGGAGAAGCTCGCCACCAGCCTCAACACCAAGACGGTGGTCGTGGGGGGCGGGCAGGGCGGACTCCCCCTCGTCTACCAGCCGGACGGCAAGTAG
- the atpD gene encoding F0F1 ATP synthase subunit beta yields MSAQVPTAGKIIQVLGPVVDVEFPPGGLPEVYVALKVTNTNLGPEQDNLTLEVAQHLGENTVRTIAMDSTEGLARGMAVKNTGAPIQVPVGKATLGRILNVTGEPVDEMGPVKAQEQWPIHRPPPPFTEQDVRVQMFETGIKVIDLLAPYTRGGKIGLFGGAGVGKTVLLQELIRNVAIERGGFSVFAGVGERTREGNDLYHEMQDTGVIKTDNLEASQAVLVYGQMNEPPGARARVALSALTMAEYFRDVEGRDVLLFVDNIFRFTQAGSEVSALLGRIPSAVGYQPTLATEMGGLQERITSTTKGSITSVQAIYVPADDLTDPAPATAFAHLDATTVLNRSIAELAIFPAVDPLDSTSRILDPGVIGQEHYAVARKVQGILQRYKELQDIIAILGMDELSEDDKLVVARARKIQRFLSQPFFVAQVFTGKEGRYVKLQDTIQGFKEIAEGKHDDIPESAFYMAGAINEVVENARKLAAS; encoded by the coding sequence ATGAGCGCTCAAGTTCCTACGGCAGGCAAAATCATCCAGGTTCTCGGCCCCGTGGTCGACGTCGAGTTCCCGCCGGGCGGTCTGCCCGAGGTGTACGTCGCCCTCAAGGTGACCAACACCAACCTGGGCCCGGAGCAGGACAACCTCACGCTCGAGGTCGCGCAGCACCTGGGTGAGAACACCGTGCGCACCATCGCCATGGACTCCACCGAGGGCCTCGCCCGCGGCATGGCGGTGAAGAACACCGGCGCCCCCATCCAGGTGCCGGTGGGCAAGGCCACCCTGGGCCGCATCCTGAACGTCACCGGCGAGCCGGTGGACGAGATGGGCCCGGTGAAGGCCCAGGAGCAGTGGCCCATCCACCGCCCGCCCCCGCCCTTCACGGAGCAGGACGTGCGCGTGCAGATGTTCGAGACCGGCATCAAGGTCATCGACCTGCTCGCCCCCTACACCCGTGGCGGCAAGATCGGCCTGTTCGGCGGCGCCGGCGTGGGCAAGACGGTGCTCCTGCAGGAGCTCATCCGCAACGTGGCCATCGAGCGCGGCGGCTTCTCCGTGTTCGCCGGCGTGGGCGAGCGCACCCGCGAGGGCAACGACCTGTACCACGAGATGCAGGACACGGGCGTCATCAAGACCGACAACCTGGAGGCCAGCCAGGCCGTCCTCGTGTACGGCCAGATGAACGAGCCGCCCGGCGCCCGCGCCCGCGTGGCCCTCTCCGCGCTGACCATGGCGGAGTACTTCCGCGACGTGGAGGGCCGTGACGTGCTCCTCTTCGTGGACAACATCTTCCGCTTCACCCAGGCCGGCTCGGAAGTGTCCGCCCTCCTGGGCCGCATCCCCAGCGCGGTGGGTTACCAGCCCACGCTCGCCACGGAGATGGGCGGCCTGCAGGAGCGCATCACCTCCACCACCAAGGGCTCCATCACCTCGGTGCAGGCCATCTACGTCCCCGCCGACGACCTGACGGACCCGGCCCCCGCCACCGCGTTCGCCCACCTGGACGCGACGACGGTGCTCAACCGCTCCATCGCCGAGCTCGCCATCTTCCCCGCCGTGGACCCGCTCGACTCCACCAGCCGCATCCTGGACCCGGGCGTCATCGGCCAGGAGCACTACGCGGTGGCCCGCAAGGTCCAGGGCATCCTGCAGCGCTACAAGGAGCTCCAGGACATCATCGCCATCCTCGGCATGGACGAGCTCTCCGAGGACGACAAGCTCGTCGTCGCCCGCGCCCGCAAGATCCAGCGCTTCCTGTCGCAGCCGTTCTTCGTCGCCCAGGTGTTCACGGGCAAGGAAGGCCGCTACGTGAAGCTCCAGGACACCATCCAGGGCTTCAAGGAGATCGCCGAGGGCAAGCACGACGACATCCCGGAGTCCGCGTTCTACATGGCGGGCGCCATCAACGAGGTGGTCGAGAACGCCCGCAAGCTGGCGGCCTCGTAA